In Salmo salar chromosome ssa03, Ssal_v3.1, whole genome shotgun sequence, a single genomic region encodes these proteins:
- the dnal4 gene encoding dynein light chain 4, axonemal isoform X1 → MAETTESKKEEADYKRLHSFPLIRHTDMPEEMRVETMELCVTACEKFATNNENAAKMIKESMDKKFGSSWHVVIGEGFGFEVTHEVKNLLYMFFGGSLAVCVWKCA, encoded by the exons ATGGCAGAGACGACAGAGAGCAAGAAGGAGGAGGCTGATTACAAGAGGCTCCACAGCTTCCCACTCATCAGG cacacagacatgccaGAGGAGATGAGAGTGGAAACGATGGAATTGTGTGTCACAGCCTGTGAGAAGTTTGCCACCAACAATGAG AATGCGGCGAAGATGATCAAGGAGTCGATGGATAAAAAGTTTGGCAGCTCGTGGCACGTGGTGATCGGGGAGGGCTTTGGCTTCGAGGTGACACACGAGGTCAAGAACCTGCTCTACATGTTCTTTGGAGGCAgcctggccgtgtgtgtgtggaagtgcgcttag